The following coding sequences lie in one Saccharopolyspora hordei genomic window:
- a CDS encoding ATP-dependent helicase, which yields MRDVLDLFSPATRDWFRGAFAAPTEAQRGAWEAIAAGEHALVVAPTGSGKTLAAFLSALDKLAVEGVPTDAQRRCRVLYVSPLKALAVDVERNLRGPLAGIRQAAQRLGQTPPDVTVGLRTGDTPADQRRAFQRTPPDVLVTTPESLFLLLTSAARESLRGVETVIVDEVHAVAGTKRGAHLAVSLERLDELLAAPAQRIGLSATVRPVEEVRTFLAGGRPVRTVQPAHPKEVEVRVEVPVPDMAELGAPTGEVEGPAAGAEQHTSIWPSVQERILELIRQHRSTIVFCNSRRLAERLTAGINELAAEEPLPEGPFPAEAVGGSGVAAGAPPVVAKAHHGSMSKEQRADVEEELKSGTLACVVATSSLELGIDMGAVDLVIQVETPPSVASGLQRIGRGGHQVGAVSRGVVFPKFRGDLVGCAVVAERMADGLIESIAFPRNPLDVLAQHVVSMVAMDPWPVSQLAAVVRRAAPFAGLPDSALTAVLDMLAGRYPSEEFGELRARIVWDRVNDELRARPGAQRLAVTSGGTIPDRGLFAVTTPGDDAAGKGGVRVGELDEEMVYESRVGDTFLLGTSAWRVEDITHDRVVVTPAPGQPARMPFWKGDSPGRPLELGRALGAFVRELTSADTTSARERVAAAGLDQWAQDNLLSYLAEQQQATRHVPDDRTIVVERFRDELGDWRLVVHSPFGAKVNAPWALAIGARIRERRGIEPQVASSDDGIVLRLADALDDSGAEVLPTAEDVLLPPEEIQQVVTDEVGGSALFAARFRECAARALLLPRRDPRRRTPLWQQRQRAAQLLAVASQYEQFPVVLEAMRECLQDVYDLPGLTELMSQVAARKVRVVEVETPTPSPFARSLLFGYIGMFLYETDAPLAERRSAALSLDSTLLAELLGSEALRELLDPEALEEIEQQLQRLAPDRHARDAESAADLLRFLGDLSTAEAEARGVRPEWLAELAEQRRVLRVRIAGQERWIAIEDAGKVRDALGVALPVGVPEAFTEPVADPLGDLLIRYARSRGPFTADAAAQRFGLGVAVVHGVLDRLTGTGRLVRGELRPLEAGGGRALEYCDAEVLRRLRRASLARLRAEVEPVEPAALGRFLPAWHGIGARLRTAPTVDDVYSVVEQLAGVPVPASGLESLVLPARLPGYSPALLDELTAAGEVTWVGSGALPGGDGWIALAPTDVADLLLPDLPEESGTDSPLHRAIVSALDGGALFFRQLADRAGELLREQGEEAPADDAVISALWDLVWAGAVTNDTLAPLRSLVSGRGAAHKPRRRAPRGRYARLRAGRRAMPSRSGPPTVAGRWSLAPQPADEPTRRAHARAEAFLERHGVLTRGALDVERVTGGFSAVYKVLRAMEESGRCRRGYVVEGLGAAQFAVPGAIDRLRALSRDENGDGEAVVLAAADPAQPYGGALEWPAVMGETRHRPGRKAGALVVLVAGEAVFYVERGGKSLLSFTEDESALRAAADGLVRVVRDGWLDQLAVQRADGEGAWGSKLAAVLTEAGFRATPKGLRLRA from the coding sequence GTGCGCGACGTGCTGGACCTCTTCTCCCCCGCGACCCGCGACTGGTTCCGCGGCGCCTTCGCCGCGCCCACCGAGGCGCAGCGCGGGGCGTGGGAGGCCATCGCGGCGGGCGAGCACGCGCTGGTCGTCGCCCCGACCGGGTCCGGCAAGACGCTCGCGGCGTTCCTGTCCGCCCTGGACAAGCTCGCCGTCGAGGGGGTGCCCACCGATGCCCAGCGCCGCTGCCGGGTGCTCTACGTCTCCCCGCTGAAGGCGCTGGCCGTCGACGTGGAGCGCAACCTGCGCGGGCCGCTGGCCGGCATCCGGCAGGCCGCGCAGCGGCTCGGCCAGACCCCACCGGACGTCACGGTCGGCCTCCGCACCGGTGACACCCCCGCCGACCAGCGGCGCGCGTTCCAGCGCACCCCGCCGGACGTGCTGGTGACCACCCCGGAGTCGCTGTTCCTGCTGCTCACCTCGGCGGCGCGGGAGTCGCTGCGCGGGGTGGAGACGGTGATCGTCGACGAGGTGCACGCGGTGGCGGGCACCAAGCGCGGGGCGCACCTGGCGGTCTCCCTGGAACGGCTCGACGAGCTGCTGGCCGCGCCCGCGCAGCGCATCGGGCTGTCCGCCACGGTCCGCCCGGTCGAGGAGGTGCGCACCTTCCTGGCCGGTGGCCGCCCCGTCCGCACCGTCCAGCCCGCGCACCCGAAGGAGGTCGAGGTGCGGGTCGAGGTCCCGGTGCCGGACATGGCCGAGCTGGGCGCGCCGACCGGCGAGGTGGAGGGCCCCGCGGCGGGCGCGGAGCAGCACACCTCGATCTGGCCGTCGGTGCAGGAGAGGATCTTGGAGCTGATCCGGCAGCACCGCTCGACCATCGTGTTCTGCAACTCCCGGCGGTTGGCCGAGCGGCTGACCGCCGGGATCAACGAGCTCGCCGCCGAGGAACCGCTGCCGGAGGGGCCGTTCCCCGCCGAGGCGGTGGGCGGTTCCGGGGTCGCCGCCGGAGCACCGCCGGTGGTCGCCAAGGCGCACCACGGCTCGATGTCCAAGGAGCAGCGCGCCGACGTCGAGGAGGAGCTCAAGTCCGGCACGCTGGCCTGCGTGGTGGCCACCTCCTCGCTGGAGCTGGGCATCGACATGGGCGCGGTCGACCTGGTCATCCAGGTGGAGACCCCGCCGAGCGTGGCCTCCGGGCTGCAGCGCATCGGCCGCGGCGGGCACCAGGTCGGCGCGGTGTCGCGCGGCGTGGTGTTCCCGAAGTTCCGCGGCGACCTCGTCGGGTGCGCGGTCGTCGCGGAGCGGATGGCCGACGGGCTGATCGAGTCGATCGCCTTCCCCCGCAACCCGCTGGACGTGCTGGCCCAGCACGTGGTGTCGATGGTCGCGATGGACCCGTGGCCGGTGTCGCAGCTGGCCGCCGTGGTGCGCCGCGCCGCGCCGTTCGCCGGGTTGCCCGACTCGGCGCTGACCGCGGTGCTGGACATGCTGGCCGGGCGCTACCCGAGCGAGGAGTTCGGCGAGCTGCGGGCGCGCATCGTCTGGGACCGGGTCAACGACGAGCTCCGCGCACGGCCGGGCGCGCAGCGGCTGGCCGTCACCTCGGGCGGCACCATCCCCGACCGCGGGCTGTTCGCGGTGACCACGCCGGGCGACGACGCCGCGGGCAAGGGCGGGGTGCGCGTCGGCGAGCTCGACGAGGAGATGGTCTACGAGTCGCGGGTCGGCGACACCTTCCTGCTGGGCACCTCGGCGTGGCGGGTGGAGGACATCACCCACGACCGGGTCGTGGTCACCCCGGCGCCGGGCCAGCCCGCCCGGATGCCGTTCTGGAAGGGCGACTCACCGGGCCGGCCGCTGGAGCTGGGGCGCGCGCTCGGCGCGTTCGTCCGTGAGCTGACCAGCGCGGACACCACGTCGGCGCGGGAACGCGTCGCGGCCGCCGGGCTCGACCAGTGGGCGCAGGACAACCTGCTGTCCTACCTGGCCGAGCAGCAGCAGGCCACCCGGCACGTGCCCGACGACCGCACGATCGTGGTGGAGCGGTTCCGCGACGAGCTCGGCGACTGGCGGCTGGTGGTGCACTCGCCGTTCGGGGCGAAGGTCAACGCCCCGTGGGCGCTGGCGATCGGGGCCCGGATCCGGGAACGGCGCGGCATCGAACCGCAGGTCGCCTCCTCCGACGACGGGATCGTGCTGCGGCTGGCCGACGCGCTGGACGACTCCGGTGCGGAGGTGCTGCCCACCGCCGAGGACGTGCTGCTGCCGCCGGAGGAGATCCAGCAGGTGGTGACCGACGAGGTCGGCGGCTCGGCGCTGTTCGCCGCGCGGTTCCGGGAGTGCGCGGCGCGGGCGCTGCTGCTGCCGCGCCGCGATCCGCGCCGCCGCACCCCGCTGTGGCAGCAGCGGCAACGAGCCGCGCAGCTGCTGGCGGTGGCCTCGCAGTACGAGCAGTTCCCCGTCGTGCTGGAGGCGATGCGGGAGTGCCTGCAGGACGTCTACGACCTGCCGGGGTTGACCGAGCTGATGTCGCAGGTGGCCGCGCGGAAGGTGCGGGTGGTCGAGGTGGAGACCCCGACGCCGTCGCCGTTCGCGCGCAGCCTGCTGTTCGGCTACATCGGCATGTTCCTGTACGAGACCGACGCGCCGCTGGCCGAGCGCCGGTCGGCGGCGTTGAGCCTGGACTCGACGCTGCTGGCCGAGCTGCTCGGCTCGGAGGCGCTGCGCGAGCTGCTCGACCCCGAGGCGCTCGAGGAGATCGAGCAGCAGCTGCAGCGGCTCGCGCCTGACCGGCACGCCCGCGACGCCGAGTCCGCGGCGGACCTGCTCCGCTTCCTCGGCGACCTGTCCACAGCGGAGGCCGAGGCGCGGGGTGTGCGTCCCGAGTGGCTGGCCGAGCTCGCCGAGCAGCGGCGCGTGCTGCGGGTGCGCATCGCCGGGCAGGAGCGCTGGATCGCGATCGAGGACGCGGGCAAGGTCCGCGACGCGCTCGGGGTCGCGCTGCCGGTCGGGGTGCCGGAGGCCTTCACCGAACCGGTCGCCGACCCGCTGGGCGACCTGCTGATCCGGTACGCGCGCAGCCGCGGGCCGTTCACCGCCGACGCCGCGGCCCAGCGCTTCGGGCTGGGGGTCGCGGTGGTGCACGGCGTGCTGGACCGGCTGACCGGGACCGGACGGCTGGTCCGCGGCGAGCTGCGGCCGCTGGAAGCCGGCGGCGGTCGGGCCCTGGAGTACTGCGACGCCGAGGTGCTGCGGCGGTTGCGGCGGGCCTCGCTGGCGCGGTTGCGCGCGGAGGTCGAGCCCGTCGAACCCGCTGCGCTGGGGCGGTTCCTGCCCGCCTGGCACGGCATCGGGGCGCGGCTGCGGACGGCGCCGACGGTGGACGACGTGTACTCCGTCGTCGAGCAGCTGGCCGGGGTGCCGGTCCCGGCCAGCGGTCTGGAGTCGCTGGTCCTGCCCGCGCGGTTGCCCGGCTACTCGCCCGCGCTGCTCGACGAGCTGACCGCGGCCGGGGAGGTGACGTGGGTCGGGTCCGGCGCGCTGCCCGGTGGCGACGGCTGGATCGCGTTGGCGCCCACCGACGTCGCGGACCTGCTGCTGCCGGACCTGCCGGAGGAGTCCGGCACCGACTCCCCGCTGCACCGGGCGATCGTGTCCGCGTTGGACGGTGGGGCGCTGTTCTTCCGGCAGCTGGCCGACCGGGCCGGGGAGCTGCTGCGGGAGCAGGGCGAGGAGGCGCCCGCCGACGACGCGGTCATCTCGGCACTGTGGGACCTGGTGTGGGCGGGCGCGGTCACCAACGACACGCTCGCCCCGCTGCGCTCCCTGGTGTCCGGCCGGGGCGCTGCGCACAAGCCGCGGCGGCGCGCGCCGCGCGGGCGCTACGCGCGGCTGCGCGCCGGGCGCCGGGCGATGCCGAGCCGCAGCGGTCCGCCGACGGTCGCCGGGCGGTGGTCCCTGGCTCCGCAGCCGGCGGACGAGCCGACGCGCCGCGCGCACGCGCGCGCCGAGGCGTTCCTGGAGCGGCACGGCGTGCTCACCCGCGGGGCCCTGGACGTGGAGCGCGTCACGGGCGGGTTCTCCGCCGTGTACAAGGTGCTCCGGGCGATGGAGGAGTCCGGGCGCTGCCGTCGCGGCTACGTCGTGGAGGGGCTGGGCGCGGCGCAGTTCGCGGTGCCCGGTGCGATCGACCGCCTGCGCGCGCTGTCGCGCGACGAGAACGGCGACGGTGAGGCCGTGGTGCTGGCCGCCGCCGACCCGGCGCAGCCCTACGGCGGTGCGCTGGAGTGGCCCGCCGTGATGGGCGAGACCCGGCACCGGCCGGGCCGCAAGGCCGGCGCCCTGGTGGTGCTCGTGGCCGGGGAGGCGGTGTTCTACGTCGAGCGCGGCGGGAAGTCGCTGCTGTCGTTCACCGAGGACGAGTCGGCCTTGCGGGCAGCCGCGGACGGTCTCGTCCGCGTGGTGCGCGACGGCTGGCTGGACCAGCTCGCGGTGCAGCGCGCCGACGGCGAGGGCGCGTGGGGGTCGAAGCTCGCCGCAGTGCTCACCGAAGCGGGTTTCCGCGCCACCCCGAAGGGTCTGCGCCTGCGCGCCTGA
- a CDS encoding GNAT family N-acetyltransferase, whose amino-acid sequence MLVRRETPADVSAIHAVHAAAFADADRPDVVPVEAGLVDALRADDAWLPALSLVAEQDGRVVGHVVCTRGHIADVPALALGPLGVLPELQRRGVGSALVHAVLGAADALGEPAVVLLGHREYYPRFGFEPAVEHGITPQVPEWASHLQVRTLSSYDPAMRGEFTYPKPFLEL is encoded by the coding sequence GTGCTGGTCCGACGTGAAACTCCCGCCGACGTCTCCGCCATCCACGCGGTGCACGCGGCCGCCTTCGCGGATGCCGACCGACCGGACGTGGTCCCGGTGGAGGCCGGGCTCGTCGACGCGCTCCGCGCCGACGACGCCTGGCTGCCGGCGCTGTCGCTGGTCGCCGAGCAGGACGGGAGGGTCGTCGGGCACGTCGTGTGCACCCGCGGCCACATCGCCGACGTCCCGGCGCTGGCGCTGGGACCGCTCGGGGTGCTGCCGGAGCTCCAGCGGCGCGGCGTCGGGTCAGCGCTGGTGCACGCGGTCCTCGGCGCGGCGGACGCGCTCGGCGAACCGGCTGTCGTCCTGCTCGGACACCGGGAGTACTACCCGAGGTTCGGGTTCGAGCCCGCCGTGGAGCACGGGATCACCCCGCAGGTCCCCGAGTGGGCCTCGCACCTGCAGGTCCGCACCCTGAGCTCCTACGACCCGGCGATGCGGGGCGAGTTCACCTACCCGAAGCCCTTCCTGGAGCTGTAG
- a CDS encoding maleylpyruvate isomerase N-terminal domain-containing protein has protein sequence MNGTGVGVDHGRMLDLLGIEAQLLIAATHDAHPDQPVWSASGRTLGETVRHLGDLCEDALSWLGSSEVERPWELPERPELREVTNRFAVRLAALLAEFGSRPPHDPCPTWWPEQHEVRFWVRRMLHATTVHRVDVQTAAGVERTAIETDVAVDGVDEVLRVWFAHRLHALGITASHACSVGVHVAGRNWLVTADERSTAVVSSDDVATTTPDAVVSGDPAAVYLWTWGRLPNRAVEISGDPDAVAQLWGLLQLATR, from the coding sequence GTGAACGGCACGGGAGTGGGCGTGGACCACGGGCGGATGCTGGACCTGCTCGGCATCGAGGCGCAGCTGCTCATCGCGGCGACGCACGACGCGCACCCGGACCAGCCGGTGTGGAGCGCCTCCGGGCGGACGCTGGGGGAGACCGTGCGGCACCTGGGCGACCTGTGCGAGGACGCGTTGTCCTGGCTGGGGTCCTCCGAGGTGGAGCGGCCGTGGGAGCTGCCGGAGCGTCCCGAGCTGCGCGAGGTGACCAACCGGTTCGCGGTCCGGTTGGCCGCGCTGCTCGCGGAGTTCGGGTCCCGGCCACCGCACGACCCCTGCCCGACCTGGTGGCCGGAGCAGCACGAGGTGCGCTTCTGGGTGCGCCGGATGCTGCACGCCACCACGGTGCACCGGGTGGACGTGCAGACGGCGGCGGGGGTGGAGCGCACCGCGATCGAGACCGACGTGGCCGTCGACGGCGTCGACGAGGTGCTGCGGGTGTGGTTCGCCCACCGGCTGCACGCCCTCGGCATCACCGCGAGCCACGCCTGCTCGGTCGGGGTGCACGTGGCCGGGCGCAACTGGCTGGTGACCGCGGACGAGCGCAGCACCGCCGTGGTCAGTTCGGACGACGTCGCAACCACCACGCCGGACGCGGTGGTCAGCGGAGACCCCGCCGCGGTCTACCTGTGGACGTGGGGTCGGCTGCCGAACCGGGCGGTGGAGATCAGCGGCGACCCGGACGCGGTCGCCCAGCTGTGGGGGCTGCTGCAGCTCGCCACCCGCTGA
- a CDS encoding SAV_6107 family HEPN domain-containing protein gives MSFSTDLAIPAPRSAVEDQGPTPEAETPAGSLSLLLHARTCLHDAEQADRPAERYVAAHVAALRAATAVVVARSRQCGEQRPASVWRLVTDAAPELREWAAYFAARSDRRAAAEAGAPTITWLDADALLARSREFLDIVGRSLLGVAR, from the coding sequence ATGTCTTTTTCCACCGATCTCGCGATACCCGCTCCGCGGAGCGCCGTGGAGGACCAGGGCCCGACCCCTGAGGCGGAGACCCCGGCGGGCTCGCTGTCGCTGCTGCTCCACGCGCGGACCTGCCTGCACGACGCGGAGCAGGCGGACCGCCCGGCCGAGCGGTACGTGGCCGCTCACGTGGCGGCGCTGCGCGCGGCCACGGCCGTGGTGGTGGCCCGCTCCCGGCAGTGCGGGGAGCAGCGACCGGCCAGCGTGTGGCGCTTGGTGACGGACGCCGCGCCGGAACTGCGGGAGTGGGCGGCCTACTTCGCGGCGCGGTCGGACCGGCGCGCGGCCGCCGAGGCCGGGGCGCCGACCATCACCTGGCTCGACGCCGACGCCCTGCTGGCGCGCAGCCGGGAGTTCCTGGACATCGTCGGACGCAGCTTGCTGGGGGTGGCGCGGTGA
- a CDS encoding GNAT family N-acetyltransferase, translating into MTAAPSPRRERIAELTADQLRARLPEALQIYVTAMGYPPSTVQQRAPMWSAHMLRAGWRCVGAFTDQDELIGIGYGYLGAPGQWWHEQVRRGLLSSGAEIGDWLDDYFELTELHVHPSGQGAGLGEEILRRLLAGAPGTKVLLSTPEGPTRAWRLYRRVGFTDVLRNYRFAGDPRPFAVLGRPLPLEPR; encoded by the coding sequence GTGACCGCCGCTCCTTCACCCCGCCGCGAACGGATCGCCGAGCTGACCGCCGACCAGCTCCGGGCCCGCCTGCCCGAAGCCCTGCAGATCTACGTGACCGCGATGGGATACCCGCCCTCCACCGTCCAGCAGCGCGCCCCGATGTGGTCGGCGCACATGCTGCGCGCGGGGTGGCGCTGCGTCGGCGCGTTCACCGACCAGGACGAGCTCATCGGCATCGGCTACGGCTACCTCGGCGCCCCCGGTCAGTGGTGGCACGAGCAGGTCCGCCGCGGCCTGCTGAGCAGCGGGGCCGAGATTGGCGACTGGCTGGACGACTACTTCGAGCTGACCGAGCTGCACGTGCACCCGTCCGGCCAGGGTGCCGGGCTCGGCGAGGAGATCCTGCGCCGCCTGCTGGCCGGCGCCCCGGGCACCAAGGTCCTGCTGTCCACCCCGGAGGGACCGACGCGCGCCTGGCGGCTGTACCGCCGGGTCGGCTTCACCGACGTGCTGCGCAACTACCGGTTCGCCGGCGACCCGCGCCCGTTCGCGGTGCTCGGCCGCCCGCTGCCGCTGGAGCCCCGCTAG
- a CDS encoding SGNH/GDSL hydrolase family protein: MGRVGLLRRAGAIAVSVVAGVSLAAAPATAGPRYQHYVALGDSFTSGPLIPWMRLDPLLCGRSTNNYPALLARELEPAEFTDVSCGGADTTDMTSAQDWYTGPQFDALTEDTDLVTLGIGGNDFDVFSDAINVCSSLRATDPVGSPCREHFAVDGGDDLMRRIELTGHRVAEVVRGVRERSPQARVLVIGYPRIVPEEGYCPDVLPIADGDYRYADEVEQALNAAIADAAQRTGATFVDTYGPSEGHDACATGDAAWINGQHLSPVAAPYHPFASAMAAQASIIADVLRGAEPDVAAAERAADRAAEETARQADRTDPAARARLLEHQRTW; this comes from the coding sequence ATGGGCCGGGTGGGACTGCTGCGCAGAGCGGGGGCGATCGCGGTGTCGGTGGTGGCGGGCGTGTCCCTGGCGGCCGCCCCGGCCACGGCCGGACCCCGGTACCAGCACTACGTCGCCCTCGGCGACTCGTTCACCTCGGGGCCGCTCATCCCGTGGATGCGGCTGGACCCGCTGCTGTGCGGGCGGTCCACGAACAACTACCCGGCCCTGCTGGCGCGCGAGCTCGAACCGGCGGAGTTCACCGACGTCAGCTGCGGCGGCGCGGACACCACGGACATGACCAGCGCCCAGGACTGGTACACCGGGCCGCAGTTCGACGCGCTCACCGAGGACACGGACCTGGTCACGCTGGGCATCGGCGGGAACGACTTCGACGTCTTCAGCGACGCCATCAACGTCTGCTCCAGCCTGCGGGCCACCGACCCGGTCGGATCACCGTGCCGGGAGCACTTCGCCGTCGACGGCGGCGACGACCTCATGCGGCGCATCGAGCTCACCGGGCACCGCGTGGCGGAGGTCGTCCGGGGCGTGCGGGAGCGCTCGCCGCAGGCGCGGGTCCTGGTCATCGGCTACCCGCGCATCGTGCCGGAGGAGGGCTACTGCCCGGACGTCCTGCCGATCGCCGACGGCGACTACCGCTACGCGGACGAGGTCGAGCAGGCGCTCAACGCCGCGATCGCCGACGCGGCGCAGCGCACCGGCGCCACCTTCGTCGACACCTACGGCCCGTCCGAGGGACATGACGCGTGCGCGACCGGGGACGCGGCCTGGATCAACGGCCAGCACCTGAGCCCGGTGGCGGCGCCCTACCACCCGTTCGCCTCGGCGATGGCCGCGCAGGCCAGCATCATCGCCGACGTGCTGCGCGGCGCGGAGCCGGACGTCGCCGCGGCCGAGCGCGCCGCCGACCGCGCGGCCGAGGAGACCGCGCGCCAGGCCGACCGCACCGACCCCGCGGCCCGCGCGCGCCTGCTCGAGCACCAGCGGACCTGGTGA
- a CDS encoding DUF885 domain-containing protein: MGVDHDGVHEISDRFVDELAALDPIAATYLGVPGGEDELTDYSPDGHRARAELARRSLAAVQAAEPRDDSERIAQAVFTERVGLDLELHEIGADMSALNVIASPAQDLRQVFDLMPTDTPEHWRTIARRMSVVPEAVLGLRAGLLAAAADGNVAAARQVTKVAEQCDTWAGRGGKSFFAAMVERAEGVDEPLRRDLDTAAESAAEAYAGLADFLRTELLPKAPAKDAVGEERYRLWSRYFTGARLDLREAYEWGWEEFAGIEAEMKQVADRIKPGATLAEAAAALDADPRYRVRGQKAFEEWMQRLSDQALQDLRGTHFDIPDPLMELECRIAPPGGGVGAYYTGPTEDFSRPGRMWWSVPADKEDFPTWREVSTVYHEGVPGHHLQVATAVHQAERLNKFQRLACFVSGHGEGWALYAERLMRELGYLEDDGDLLGMLNDQLFRAARVVVDIGMHLELEIPAGTGFHEGERWTPELGLEFMLSRTITDPQHVRDEIDRYLGWPGQAPSYKLGERLWRAARDEAKQRHGADFDVKEFHTTALRMGGMGLDTLREQLARL; the protein is encoded by the coding sequence ATGGGAGTTGACCACGACGGCGTGCACGAGATCAGCGACCGGTTCGTCGACGAGCTGGCCGCGCTCGACCCGATCGCCGCGACGTACCTGGGTGTGCCAGGTGGGGAAGACGAGCTGACCGACTACTCGCCGGACGGGCACCGGGCGCGCGCCGAGCTGGCCCGCCGCAGCCTGGCGGCGGTGCAGGCCGCCGAGCCGCGCGACGACTCGGAGCGCATCGCGCAGGCGGTGTTCACCGAGCGGGTGGGACTGGACCTGGAGCTGCACGAGATCGGTGCGGACATGTCCGCGCTCAACGTGATCGCCTCGCCGGCGCAGGACCTGCGGCAGGTCTTCGACCTGATGCCGACCGACACCCCGGAGCACTGGCGCACCATCGCCCGCCGCATGTCGGTGGTGCCCGAGGCGGTGCTGGGGCTGCGCGCCGGCCTGCTGGCGGCGGCCGCGGACGGCAACGTGGCGGCGGCGCGGCAGGTCACCAAGGTCGCCGAGCAGTGCGACACCTGGGCCGGACGCGGCGGGAAGTCGTTCTTCGCCGCGATGGTGGAGCGCGCCGAGGGCGTCGACGAGCCGCTGCGCCGCGACCTCGACACGGCGGCGGAGTCGGCCGCCGAGGCCTACGCCGGGCTCGCCGACTTCCTGCGCACCGAGCTGCTGCCGAAGGCGCCGGCGAAGGACGCCGTCGGCGAGGAGCGGTACCGGCTGTGGTCGCGGTACTTCACCGGCGCCCGGCTGGACCTGCGCGAGGCCTACGAGTGGGGCTGGGAGGAGTTCGCCGGCATCGAGGCGGAGATGAAGCAGGTCGCGGACCGGATCAAGCCGGGCGCGACGCTGGCCGAGGCCGCCGCGGCGCTCGACGCCGACCCGCGCTACCGGGTGCGCGGCCAGAAGGCGTTCGAGGAGTGGATGCAGCGGTTGTCCGACCAGGCGCTGCAGGACCTGCGCGGGACGCACTTCGACATCCCGGACCCGCTGATGGAGCTCGAGTGCCGGATCGCGCCCCCGGGCGGCGGAGTCGGCGCCTACTACACCGGGCCGACCGAGGACTTCTCCCGGCCGGGCCGGATGTGGTGGTCGGTGCCCGCCGACAAGGAGGACTTCCCGACCTGGCGCGAGGTCTCGACCGTGTACCACGAGGGCGTCCCGGGGCATCACCTCCAGGTGGCGACCGCGGTGCACCAGGCGGAGCGGCTGAACAAGTTCCAGCGGCTGGCCTGCTTCGTGTCCGGGCACGGCGAGGGCTGGGCGCTCTACGCCGAGCGCTTGATGCGCGAGCTGGGCTACCTCGAGGACGACGGCGACCTGCTGGGCATGCTCAACGACCAGCTGTTCCGCGCGGCGCGCGTGGTGGTCGACATCGGCATGCACCTCGAGCTGGAGATCCCGGCGGGCACCGGCTTCCACGAGGGCGAGCGCTGGACCCCGGAGCTGGGCCTGGAGTTCATGCTCAGCCGGACGATCACCGACCCGCAGCACGTCCGCGACGAGATCGACCGCTACCTGGGCTGGCCAGGCCAGGCCCCCTCGTACAAGCTCGGCGAGCGGCTCTGGCGGGCGGCCCGCGACGAGGCGAAGCAGCGCCACGGCGCGGACTTCGACGTCAAGGAGTTCCACACGACGGCCCTGCGCATGGGCGGCATGGGGCTGGACACCCTCCGCGAACAGCTCGCGCGGCTGTAG
- a CDS encoding DUF3153 domain-containing protein codes for MEGGKPRRRAASLLVLFTVLGALLSGCLRVNASVNVSGDDLVSGEVLVAAETLDGTPPFELRPPEALADRVEVTPYRGEGRAGHRLSFHDLSFAEVEHLAAALTQSDSRYRLELSRAGSLVIFDGSVDLTPLADTASTVELTVSAPGEITNANGQESAGTVSWTLEPGSVTEMSATYQYSSAAGDWLGWALLVGALTLVAAALVGVLALRTHLRTRAEQEVEANV; via the coding sequence GTGGAGGGTGGGAAACCGCGCCGTCGCGCGGCATCGCTGCTGGTGCTGTTCACCGTGCTCGGTGCGCTGCTCAGCGGGTGCCTGCGCGTCAACGCTTCGGTCAACGTCTCCGGGGACGACCTGGTGTCCGGCGAGGTGCTGGTGGCCGCCGAGACGCTCGACGGCACGCCGCCGTTCGAGCTGCGCCCGCCGGAGGCGCTGGCCGACCGGGTCGAGGTCACCCCGTACCGCGGCGAGGGCCGCGCCGGACACCGGCTGTCGTTCCACGACCTGAGCTTCGCCGAGGTGGAACACCTGGCCGCGGCGCTCACCCAGTCCGACTCCCGGTACCGGCTGGAGCTGTCCCGAGCGGGCTCGCTGGTCATCTTCGACGGGTCGGTGGACCTGACCCCGCTGGCCGACACCGCCTCCACGGTGGAGCTCACGGTCAGCGCCCCGGGCGAGATCACCAACGCCAACGGCCAGGAGTCGGCGGGCACCGTCAGCTGGACGCTGGAGCCGGGGTCGGTCACCGAGATGTCGGCGACCTACCAGTACTCGAGCGCGGCCGGGGACTGGCTCGGCTGGGCGCTGCTGGTCGGCGCCCTCACCCTCGTCGCGGCGGCTCTGGTGGGCGTGCTCGCGCTGCGCACGCACCTGCGCACCCGCGCCGAGCAGGAGGTCGAGGCGAACGTCTGA